A window from Micromonospora terminaliae encodes these proteins:
- a CDS encoding putative leader peptide: MSQRDELLLTARVHVDLVRHASALC; the protein is encoded by the coding sequence ATGTCGCAGCGGGACGAGCTTCTCCTCACCGCTCGCGTGCACGTCGACCTGGTCCGGCACGCGAGCGCGCTCTGTTGA
- a CDS encoding tetratricopeptide repeat protein, translating to MSSGFADLTVQAHHLVSEGDLAGAQRLLADALSDADPRPANADAELAEAAGLQARVLVALGEPHSARGWAAFAYAAATRLFGRSDERTVTAAATLAAVLHRVGSDARAARLYSDVIIELTARDGPESQRVLAAHADLATVEYARGQCDVARDRLQDAWELHREVYGDNHPSGIKMLAKLGAMERDCGRYAESHEHLTLAEDLCREHLAADDPLAAQVAGLARAAADPDHVCGAAEPPVVPAARRPVEPDDLGDPGAHHGSVPPPAEEPPDLPPYRPPTLDDPVETPLYRPPDRAETAHVPTPRTPLEADDEAFADYPWPPDEPAEEPWRPGESALPPTVVGLADSEPAGVREVRGAGAEAASPYLPVHVPRPPAAERRSTPWLPLVVAGVVVALLLGVIAVIAGVSRVDDRRDTPGPAPTGRASSAGPTAGPSSAAPAASPGTPPGRLTLTDRRDSIVLSWTYPAGAEGPVVVAGGRSGQPQHTFLTLPAGSADYIAYGLDRTTDYCFTVALVWSTDTVARTGPVCTKRRR from the coding sequence GTGTCCTCCGGCTTCGCTGACCTGACTGTCCAGGCGCACCACCTGGTGTCCGAAGGCGACCTCGCCGGTGCCCAGCGACTGCTCGCCGACGCGCTGAGCGACGCCGACCCCCGCCCCGCCAACGCCGACGCCGAGCTGGCCGAGGCCGCCGGCCTCCAGGCCCGGGTGCTCGTGGCGCTCGGCGAGCCGCACTCCGCGCGGGGGTGGGCGGCGTTCGCGTACGCGGCGGCCACCCGGCTGTTCGGGCGCTCCGACGAGCGCACGGTCACCGCCGCCGCGACCCTGGCCGCGGTGCTGCACCGGGTCGGCAGCGACGCCCGCGCCGCCCGGCTCTACTCCGACGTCATCATCGAACTGACCGCCCGCGACGGGCCGGAGTCGCAACGGGTGCTGGCCGCGCACGCCGACCTGGCCACCGTGGAATACGCGCGTGGCCAGTGCGACGTGGCCCGCGACCGGCTGCAGGACGCCTGGGAGCTGCACCGCGAGGTCTACGGCGACAACCACCCCAGCGGCATCAAGATGCTGGCCAAGCTCGGCGCCATGGAACGCGACTGCGGCCGCTACGCCGAGTCCCACGAGCACCTCACGCTCGCCGAGGACCTGTGCCGGGAGCACCTGGCCGCCGACGACCCCCTCGCCGCGCAGGTCGCCGGGCTGGCCCGGGCCGCCGCCGACCCGGACCACGTCTGCGGCGCCGCCGAGCCTCCGGTGGTGCCGGCCGCCCGGCGGCCGGTCGAGCCGGACGACCTCGGTGACCCCGGCGCGCACCACGGCAGCGTCCCCCCGCCCGCCGAGGAGCCGCCCGACCTGCCGCCCTACCGGCCACCGACACTCGACGACCCGGTCGAGACGCCGCTCTACCGCCCGCCGGACCGGGCCGAGACCGCGCACGTGCCGACACCCCGCACCCCGCTCGAGGCGGACGACGAGGCGTTCGCGGACTACCCGTGGCCGCCGGACGAGCCGGCCGAGGAACCCTGGCGACCCGGCGAGAGCGCGCTGCCCCCGACCGTGGTCGGGCTGGCCGACTCCGAGCCCGCGGGCGTACGCGAGGTGCGGGGCGCCGGAGCCGAGGCAGCCTCGCCCTACCTGCCGGTGCACGTGCCCCGGCCCCCCGCCGCCGAGCGCCGGAGCACGCCCTGGCTTCCGCTGGTCGTGGCCGGGGTGGTGGTGGCGCTGCTGCTCGGCGTCATCGCCGTGATCGCCGGGGTGTCCCGGGTGGACGACCGGCGGGACACCCCGGGCCCCGCGCCCACCGGGCGCGCCTCCTCGGCCGGCCCCACCGCGGGCCCGTCGAGCGCCGCACCGGCCGCCTCCCCCGGCACGCCGCCCGGACGGCTCACCCTGACCGACCGGCGGGACAGCATCGTGCTGAGCTGGACGTACCCGGCCGGGGCCGAGGGGCCCGTGGTGGTCGCCGGGGGCCGCTCCGGGCAGCCCCAGCACACCTTCCTGACCCTGCCGGCCGGCTCGGCCGACTACATCGCCTACGGCCTCGACCGCACCACCGACTACTGCTTCACCGTGGCGCTGGTCTGGTCCACCGACACCGTCGCCCGGACGGGCCCGGTCTGCACGAAGCGCCGCCGCTGA
- a CDS encoding potassium channel family protein: MADQSFRRERWRAAVGVALLLLAYFVVPVEPDPNGLRLALRSAGTLILVLVVAFLVTGQVRRQLAVTQPTGDRETRALIRLAVALIAGLLVFALADYVVASSRPGEFSGLRTRIDALYFALATLTTVGYGDVSAEGQVARVVVSAQMVFSIGVIATGASIVVRQMTQRPRPPRR, encoded by the coding sequence GTGGCGGACCAGTCCTTCCGGCGGGAGCGGTGGCGGGCCGCGGTAGGCGTCGCGCTGCTGCTGCTCGCCTACTTCGTGGTCCCCGTCGAGCCGGACCCGAACGGCCTGCGGCTGGCCCTGCGCTCGGCCGGCACCCTGATCCTGGTGCTCGTGGTCGCGTTCCTGGTCACCGGCCAGGTACGCCGCCAGCTCGCCGTCACCCAGCCGACCGGCGACCGGGAGACCCGCGCGCTGATCCGGCTCGCCGTCGCGCTGATCGCGGGCCTGCTGGTCTTCGCCCTCGCCGACTACGTGGTGGCGAGCAGCCGTCCGGGTGAGTTCAGCGGCCTCCGCACCCGGATCGACGCGCTCTACTTCGCGCTCGCCACCCTCACCACGGTCGGCTACGGCGACGTGAGCGCCGAGGGACAGGTCGCCCGGGTGGTGGTCAGCGCGCAGATGGTGTTCAGCATCGGGGTGATCGCCACCGGCGCGTCCATCGTGGTCAGGCAGATGACCCAGCGGCCCCGCCCGCCGCGGCGCTGA
- a CDS encoding VOC family protein, which translates to MGIHRLNHAVLYVRDLERSVAFYRDVLGFRPVSMTPDGFRGAAFLQAPDSTNDHDLGLFEIGAAAGPSPAGRSTVGLYHLAWELDTLDELGATAERLAAADALVGASDHGTTKSLYGRDPDGLEFEIVWIVPADLLDDAALAARKRIGRLDLDRERQRYGGQTRGGVGISIPA; encoded by the coding sequence ATGGGAATCCACCGCCTCAACCACGCCGTCCTCTACGTCCGTGACCTCGAGCGCAGCGTCGCCTTCTACCGCGACGTGCTCGGCTTCCGCCCGGTGTCGATGACGCCGGACGGCTTCCGCGGCGCCGCCTTCCTCCAGGCCCCCGACTCCACCAACGACCACGACCTCGGGCTGTTCGAGATCGGCGCGGCCGCCGGTCCCTCCCCGGCGGGCCGGTCCACCGTCGGCCTCTACCACCTCGCCTGGGAGCTGGACACCCTGGACGAGCTGGGTGCCACGGCCGAGCGCCTGGCCGCCGCCGACGCCCTGGTGGGCGCCTCGGACCACGGCACCACGAAGAGCCTCTACGGCCGCGACCCCGACGGGCTGGAGTTCGAGATCGTCTGGATCGTCCCGGCCGACCTGCTCGACGACGCGGCCCTCGCCGCCCGCAAGCGCATCGGCCGCCTCGACCTCGACCGCGAGCGGCAGCGCTACGGCGGCCAGACCCGCGGCGGCGTCGGCATCTCCATTCCCGCCTGA
- a CDS encoding ABC transporter substrate-binding protein: MPSTRQSLRRTLAAAVTLLALTAATGCGAGAAAGGKQTTELRYQGSVGQVTLPELAADLGYLGDVKLDWIGNVTGGPADIQATATGQTDFGGAFNGAIVKLQAANAPITAVVAYYGSDAQTFQGYYVLDDSPIHGPRDLIGKKVGMNTLGAHAEAVLKTWLARGGLTPAEIAKVELVALPPVNIEQSLRQKQIDVAVLGGVIRDKAVAAGGVRTVFTDYELLGAFSGGSYVFRDDFITRNPDTVRAFVSGVGRAIEWARTQPRETVVARLEAIIAKRGRNEDASLVRYWKSSGVAGKGGLISDREFATWIDWLAGSGELKGDRPKPADLYTNRFNEFATGGGGA; the protein is encoded by the coding sequence ATGCCCTCCACCCGTCAGTCGCTGCGGCGTACCCTCGCCGCCGCCGTCACCCTGCTCGCCCTCACCGCCGCCACGGGCTGCGGCGCCGGCGCCGCAGCCGGCGGCAAGCAGACCACCGAGCTGCGCTACCAGGGCTCGGTCGGCCAGGTGACCCTCCCCGAACTCGCCGCCGACCTCGGCTACCTCGGCGACGTGAAGCTCGACTGGATCGGCAACGTGACCGGCGGCCCGGCCGACATCCAGGCCACCGCCACCGGCCAGACCGACTTCGGCGGCGCCTTCAACGGCGCCATCGTCAAGCTCCAGGCCGCCAACGCACCCATCACCGCCGTGGTCGCCTACTACGGCTCCGACGCGCAGACCTTCCAGGGCTACTACGTCCTCGACGACAGCCCGATCCACGGGCCCCGCGACCTCATCGGGAAGAAGGTCGGCATGAACACCCTCGGCGCGCACGCCGAGGCGGTGCTCAAGACCTGGCTGGCCAGGGGCGGCCTGACCCCCGCCGAGATCGCCAAGGTCGAACTCGTCGCGCTGCCGCCGGTCAACATCGAGCAGTCGCTGCGGCAGAAGCAGATCGACGTGGCGGTGCTCGGCGGCGTGATCCGCGACAAGGCCGTCGCCGCCGGTGGCGTCCGCACCGTCTTCACCGACTACGAGCTGCTCGGCGCGTTCAGCGGGGGCAGCTACGTCTTCCGGGACGACTTCATCACGCGCAACCCGGACACCGTACGGGCGTTCGTGAGCGGGGTGGGCCGGGCCATCGAGTGGGCCCGCACCCAGCCCCGGGAGACCGTCGTCGCCCGGCTGGAGGCCATCATCGCCAAGCGCGGCCGCAACGAGGACGCGTCCCTGGTGCGGTACTGGAAGTCCAGCGGCGTCGCCGGCAAGGGCGGTCTGATCAGCGACCGGGAGTTCGCCACCTGGATCGACTGGCTGGCCGGCTCCGGTGAGCTCAAGGGCGACCGGCCGAAGCCCGCCGACCTCTACACCAACCGGTTCAACGAGTTCGCCACCGGCGGGGGTGGCGCGTGA
- a CDS encoding DUF4236 domain-containing protein, which yields MGIVFRKRQKYGPLILNFTENGFSSWSIKIGRWSWNSNTRAHRVDLPGPLSWKQDKSRA from the coding sequence ATGGGCATCGTGTTCCGCAAGCGACAGAAGTACGGCCCGCTGATCCTGAACTTCACCGAGAACGGCTTCTCCTCGTGGAGCATCAAGATCGGCCGCTGGTCGTGGAACTCCAACACCCGCGCCCACCGCGTGGACCTGCCGGGGCCGCTCTCCTGGAAGCAGGACAAGTCCCGGGCGTGA
- a CDS encoding ABC transporter ATP-binding protein, which produces MSTDKILFDRVTKVFPGRRGGGAVTALDELTLGVRPGEFLVVVGPSGCGKSTLLDLLGGLSAPSGGQVLVDGRPVTGPGLDRGIVFQQYALLPWRTAAGNVAFGLEAKGVPRADRADLIAHHLDLVGLTGFADRYPHELSGGMKQRVAIARSLAYDPDVLLMDEPFAALDAQTRDSLQDELVRIWQATGKTIVFITHGIDEAVHLGQRVAVMTSRPGRIKEVIDIELGDREAQEDLRSTDAFRHHRHQIWTLLRDEVRAAQSAVREEARVG; this is translated from the coding sequence GTGAGCACCGACAAGATCCTCTTCGACCGGGTGACGAAGGTCTTCCCGGGCCGGCGGGGCGGCGGCGCGGTCACCGCGCTCGACGAGCTGACCCTCGGGGTACGCCCCGGCGAGTTCCTGGTCGTCGTCGGCCCCAGCGGCTGCGGCAAGTCCACCCTGCTCGACCTGCTCGGCGGCCTCTCCGCGCCCAGCGGCGGGCAGGTGCTGGTCGACGGCCGCCCGGTCACCGGGCCCGGCCTGGACCGGGGCATCGTCTTCCAGCAGTACGCGCTGCTGCCCTGGCGCACCGCCGCCGGCAACGTCGCCTTCGGACTGGAGGCCAAGGGCGTGCCGCGCGCGGATCGCGCCGACCTGATCGCCCACCACCTCGACCTGGTCGGGCTCACCGGGTTCGCCGACCGCTACCCGCACGAGCTGTCCGGCGGCATGAAGCAGCGGGTGGCCATCGCCCGCAGCCTCGCGTACGACCCGGACGTGCTGCTCATGGACGAGCCGTTCGCGGCGCTCGACGCGCAAACCCGCGACTCGCTCCAGGACGAGCTGGTGCGGATCTGGCAGGCCACCGGCAAGACCATCGTCTTCATCACCCACGGCATCGACGAGGCAGTCCACCTCGGCCAGCGGGTCGCCGTGATGACCTCCCGCCCCGGGCGGATCAAGGAGGTCATCGACATCGAGCTGGGCGACCGGGAGGCGCAGGAGGACCTGCGCTCCACCGACGCGTTCCGCCACCACCGACACCAGATCTGGACGCTGCTGCGCGACGAGGTGCGCGCCGCCCAGTCCGCCGTACGAGAGGAGGCCCGCGTTGGTTGA
- a CDS encoding MarR family winged helix-turn-helix transcriptional regulator: MAVMTRWLDPDEQRTWRAFLTASRALMDTLDRELQRDAGMPHAYYEILVRLSEAPDRRLRMSDLADATGSSRSRLSHAAARLEAAGWIRREECPTDRRGQLAVLTDAGFATLAAAAPGHVAGVRRHLFDALSPAQVDQLRRISETLAEHLTGSRPN; this comes from the coding sequence ATGGCCGTCATGACCCGGTGGCTGGATCCCGACGAGCAGCGGACCTGGCGCGCGTTCCTCACCGCCTCCCGGGCGCTGATGGACACCCTCGACCGTGAGCTGCAGCGCGACGCCGGGATGCCGCACGCGTACTACGAGATCCTGGTCCGGCTCTCCGAGGCCCCCGACCGGCGGTTGCGGATGAGCGACCTGGCCGACGCCACCGGTTCCTCCCGCAGCCGGCTCTCGCACGCCGCCGCCCGCCTGGAGGCCGCCGGCTGGATCCGCCGGGAGGAGTGCCCCACCGACCGGCGCGGCCAGCTCGCCGTGCTCACCGACGCCGGCTTCGCCACCCTGGCCGCCGCCGCGCCCGGCCACGTCGCCGGCGTACGCCGGCACCTGTTCGACGCCCTCAGCCCGGCCCAGGTGGACCAGCTGCGGCGGATCAGCGAGACCCTCGCCGAGCACCTGACCGGATCGCGACCAAACTGA